A single Desulfurobacterium sp. TC5-1 DNA region contains:
- a CDS encoding metallophosphoesterase family protein — translation MMKIGIISDIHANLHALEAVAKDMDLEGIDEVWCLGDTINYGAFPNECCQWVIENVSSYILGNHELMLLGLASVENRYVNACLKWTKQVIREDYIEYFATKSVIKIFDDVTLVHDNPLSPGSMRYILTRGEAEEVLLKSTAHVCFFGHTHIPIGYRLSTVGAEIIKTPVYTIDSRKHLINPGSVGQPRDGMPLASYIVLQDNTLRLKRIKYDVKGAAKAIIEANLPIIMAARLLEGV, via the coding sequence ATGATGAAGATAGGAATCATATCTGATATACACGCAAATTTGCACGCCCTCGAAGCCGTGGCAAAGGACATGGATTTAGAGGGAATAGATGAGGTATGGTGCCTTGGAGACACGATAAATTATGGAGCCTTCCCTAACGAATGCTGCCAATGGGTTATTGAAAATGTTTCCTCTTACATACTGGGCAACCACGAACTAATGCTTCTCGGGCTCGCATCCGTAGAAAATAGATATGTAAACGCATGTTTGAAATGGACAAAACAGGTAATAAGAGAAGATTACATAGAATACTTTGCTACTAAGAGTGTAATAAAAATTTTCGATGACGTAACCCTTGTACACGATAACCCCTTGTCCCCGGGGAGCATGCGGTATATTTTAACAAGAGGCGAAGCCGAAGAAGTACTCTTAAAATCCACCGCTCATGTATGTTTCTTCGGACACACTCACATTCCCATAGGATACCGTCTTTCAACTGTCGGTGCAGAGATTATCAAAACTCCAGTTTACACGATAGACTCCAGAAAACATTTGATCAACCCTGGAAGCGTGGGACAACCGAGAGACGGCATGCCTCTTGCTTCATATATAGTGCTTCAAGATAACACCCTCAGGCTAAAAAGAATCAAATATGATGTAAAAGGAGCAGCAAAAGCAATAATAGAGGCAAACCTGCCAATAATTATGGCCGCAAGACTTCTGGAAGGAGTATAA
- a CDS encoding GGDEF domain-containing protein: protein MNVAGLKRACCLTDTTDLEGLRQAIFYYLLLAGILTVPVFGALRNYIFGKYVIVEASLIAELILLFGFFLYKIGKYGYSKLTLMFAVAVILLGVIFQNVPFMYMWFALFPALAFILFPSETALFLSFFFGIVVFIVDFLFRRQFSGNELYFLQEMLIFYLFMIAGGFLYAKVMEKQQFLLKWLTSKDELTGAVSRARFLENLEKEIPRSKRYGIPVSLIMFDIDNFREVNKTFGYEVGNTFLRQIVKTIEKNVRGADIIVRWGDDEFVIFAPHTDIYGAIKLAEKLKRVMDGIFAKIGGKITVSMGVTSLKNDDTMDELLRRLDEALYLAKNRGGNRIESLE from the coding sequence ATGAATGTTGCAGGTTTGAAACGGGCTTGTTGTTTGACAGACACAACTGATCTTGAAGGGTTGAGGCAGGCGATATTCTATTATCTCCTGCTGGCAGGCATATTGACTGTACCGGTATTTGGCGCTTTGAGAAACTACATCTTTGGAAAGTACGTTATCGTAGAAGCTTCTCTAATAGCAGAGTTAATACTCCTTTTTGGTTTTTTTCTCTATAAAATAGGAAAGTATGGATATTCAAAGCTTACTTTAATGTTTGCAGTTGCCGTCATACTTTTGGGCGTTATTTTTCAAAATGTTCCGTTTATGTATATGTGGTTCGCCCTTTTCCCGGCCCTTGCTTTTATTCTGTTTCCTTCAGAAACGGCGCTTTTTCTCTCTTTTTTCTTTGGAATAGTTGTTTTTATTGTTGATTTTCTTTTTCGCAGGCAGTTCTCCGGCAATGAGCTCTACTTTCTTCAGGAGATGCTAATATTTTACCTTTTTATGATAGCTGGGGGATTTCTATATGCTAAGGTTATGGAGAAACAGCAATTTCTTTTAAAATGGTTAACATCCAAAGATGAGCTTACCGGAGCAGTTTCTCGTGCACGGTTTCTTGAAAATCTTGAAAAAGAGATTCCCCGGTCAAAAAGGTACGGTATTCCAGTATCATTGATAATGTTTGATATAGATAATTTTAGAGAAGTTAATAAAACCTTTGGTTACGAAGTTGGAAACACTTTTTTAAGACAGATAGTGAAGACAATTGAAAAAAATGTGAGAGGTGCAGATATCATTGTGAGATGGGGTGATGATGAGTTTGTCATTTTTGCGCCCCATACTGATATATACGGGGCCATTAAACTTGCAGAGAAGTTGAAAAGAGTAATGGATGGCATTTTTGCCAAAATAGGTGGTAAAATTACAGTAAGCATGGGTGTTACATCTTTAAAGAATGATGATACTATGGATGAACTTTTGCGGAGACTTGACGAAGCTCTTTATCTTGCTAAGAATCGTGGCGGGAACCGCATAGAGTCGCTTGAGTAA
- a CDS encoding MTAP family purine nucleoside phosphorylase, translating into MILILGGSGAYFLDKERFGKVLWKKRIETPFGLSNPVYKIKSLAGFEFLFLSRHGEKDYEVTAPFVNYRANIYAAKECGAERIVAWTGPGSMREEFKPGDYVIPDDLIDFTKKRDYTFFENKGLGFVRQNPVFCPEIRAALKEVLTKMGYDFHPGGTYVCTEGPRLETPAEIRMYRKLGGDLVGMTLVPEVFLAKELEMCYGAVCYVTNYAEGIKPYEFKAGILFEGMLPEEQKKVVDEAVSRFPEIMLSLLEVLYSKDRKCPCKDTMKRYRIKGMIGEDWKTWF; encoded by the coding sequence ATGATACTGATTCTTGGTGGAAGTGGTGCCTATTTTTTAGATAAAGAACGTTTTGGTAAGGTGTTGTGGAAGAAGCGGATAGAGACACCCTTTGGACTTTCCAATCCTGTTTATAAAATAAAGTCATTGGCCGGTTTTGAATTTCTCTTTCTCTCCCGCCACGGGGAAAAAGATTACGAGGTTACTGCTCCATTTGTTAATTATCGTGCCAACATCTATGCAGCAAAAGAATGTGGCGCCGAGCGGATCGTTGCCTGGACAGGTCCTGGTTCAATGAGAGAAGAATTTAAGCCGGGTGATTATGTAATTCCAGATGATTTAATAGACTTTACGAAGAAGAGAGATTATACATTTTTTGAAAATAAGGGCCTCGGTTTTGTGAGACAGAATCCTGTTTTCTGCCCCGAGATAAGGGCTGCTCTTAAGGAAGTGCTAACCAAGATGGGTTATGATTTTCATCCTGGCGGGACGTACGTGTGTACTGAGGGTCCACGTCTTGAAACGCCGGCAGAAATAAGGATGTATAGAAAGCTTGGTGGTGATCTTGTAGGTATGACCCTTGTTCCAGAAGTTTTTCTGGCTAAAGAATTAGAGATGTGTTACGGTGCGGTCTGTTATGTTACTAATTATGCGGAGGGAATAAAACCTTATGAGTTTAAAGCAGGAATTCTTTTTGAGGGTATGCTTCCCGAAGAACAGAAGAAGGTAGTTGATGAAGCAGTGAGCCGCTTTCCGGAAATTATGCTTTCTCTTTTGGAAGTTCTATATTCAAAAGACAGGAAGTGTCCCTGTAAGGACACGATGAAGAGGTACAGGATAAAAGGCATGATAGGTGAAGATTGGAAAACCTGGTTTTGA
- the recA gene encoding recombinase RecA — MEDAKAKVLKEALKQIKKDYGEGAIMFLGEKPSEKIPSISTGSISIDYATGIGGVPRGRITEIYGPESSGKTTLALHVIANAQKQGGIAAFIDAEHALDPLYAKKLGINLDELLISQPDSGEQALEIAETLVRSGAVDVIVIDSVAALVPEAELKGDMGDSHVGLQARLMSQALRKLTAATNKSNAALIFINQVREKIGGTNYGPNETTTGGRALKFYSSLRIEVRNAGAIKGKNDERLGHSARVKIVKNKLAPPFREAFVDIYYGEGISRWAELIILGEKLGFIKKSGSWYSYGNIRLGQGKENARKYLKEHPEVAEEIETKIKEKLYGNSE; from the coding sequence ATGGAAGATGCAAAAGCAAAAGTTTTAAAAGAAGCCCTTAAACAAATTAAGAAAGATTATGGCGAAGGCGCCATAATGTTCTTGGGTGAAAAACCAAGCGAAAAAATACCATCAATAAGCACCGGCTCCATAAGTATAGATTATGCAACCGGTATAGGTGGTGTTCCAAGAGGAAGAATAACAGAAATCTATGGACCGGAATCATCCGGAAAAACAACCCTTGCACTTCACGTAATAGCAAACGCTCAAAAACAGGGAGGAATTGCTGCTTTCATAGATGCGGAACATGCTCTTGACCCTCTATATGCAAAAAAACTCGGAATAAACCTTGATGAACTTCTTATTTCTCAACCTGATAGCGGAGAGCAGGCCCTTGAAATAGCGGAAACTCTCGTCAGGAGCGGTGCCGTTGACGTAATAGTTATAGACTCCGTTGCCGCTCTTGTCCCTGAAGCAGAACTTAAAGGCGATATGGGTGACTCTCACGTAGGATTACAGGCAAGGCTCATGAGTCAAGCTTTAAGAAAACTCACAGCCGCAACCAACAAAAGTAACGCCGCCTTAATCTTCATAAATCAGGTAAGAGAAAAAATTGGAGGAACAAATTACGGACCCAATGAAACTACGACCGGCGGAAGAGCGCTAAAATTCTACTCTTCACTCAGAATAGAAGTTAGAAACGCAGGCGCTATAAAGGGAAAAAATGACGAACGGCTCGGCCATTCCGCACGGGTAAAGATAGTAAAAAATAAATTGGCTCCACCTTTTAGAGAGGCTTTTGTTGATATCTACTACGGGGAAGGCATTTCAAGGTGGGCTGAACTCATTATTCTTGGCGAGAAATTAGGGTTCATTAAGAAAAGCGGTTCCTGGTACTCCTACGGCAACATAAGACTCGGGCAGGGTAAAGAAAATGCAAGAAAATATCTAAAAGAACATCCGGAAGTGGCAGAGGAGATCGAAACCAAGATAAAGGAGAAGCTCTATGGCAACTCTGAATGA
- a CDS encoding transcriptional repressor has protein sequence MENRKNKRQTKQKIVIYQTVMSSKDHPTAEQVYERAKKELKTISLATVYRVLKELVREGKIGEIVVNKQSRYDYKTEYHHHFVCTYCGRIFDIDIPICDMARKFVEEPGHIIENAQHTFFGKCKICARKEKDKTGIPPSTP, from the coding sequence ATGGAGAACCGCAAAAATAAGAGACAGACAAAACAAAAGATTGTTATATATCAAACAGTTATGTCATCCAAAGACCACCCGACGGCCGAGCAGGTTTACGAGAGAGCAAAGAAAGAACTTAAAACCATCAGCCTTGCCACCGTTTACAGAGTTTTGAAAGAACTGGTAAGGGAAGGAAAAATCGGTGAAATCGTCGTTAACAAACAGTCTCGTTATGACTACAAGACTGAATATCATCACCATTTTGTCTGCACTTACTGCGGTAGAATATTTGACATCGATATCCCTATATGCGACATGGCAAGAAAGTTCGTAGAGGAACCAGGCCACATCATAGAAAATGCGCAGCATACATTCTTTGGAAAGTGTAAGATCTGCGCCCGGAAAGAAAAAGATAAAACCGGCATTCCACCTTCCACACCTTAA
- a CDS encoding NHL repeat-containing protein, which yields MRFLIAVLFAIFSFAVPSFAGEISGNFKFPSDIAVSAGKVYVVDGLNGRIVVLNKDGDEVGTIKANNPYGISVDSNGIYVASQSGKVLIFSKDGKLKKSIDVSGRPIDVVRLGNNLWVTDARNDCVKVVSIESGKVVKQIGEKGSVPGDFVSPFMIATDGKNVYVVDSINARVEVFDKDGNFLRVFGDFGVEEGDFYRPKGIAVFNGEVAVSDVVNGAVQLFNPYGAFDGVVAKGLQYPISIAYDAGVLYVLEPLKNKILTFNVQGVK from the coding sequence ATGAGATTTTTAATAGCGGTGTTGTTTGCAATTTTTTCTTTCGCTGTTCCGTCTTTTGCCGGAGAAATAAGCGGGAACTTTAAGTTCCCGTCCGATATAGCTGTTTCAGCGGGAAAGGTTTATGTGGTTGACGGTCTTAATGGGAGGATTGTTGTTTTAAATAAGGATGGTGACGAAGTCGGGACTATAAAGGCTAACAATCCTTATGGTATTTCTGTTGACAGCAATGGCATCTATGTTGCTTCTCAATCCGGTAAGGTTTTGATTTTTTCAAAGGACGGAAAGCTAAAAAAGAGCATTGATGTTTCCGGCAGGCCTATAGATGTTGTTAGACTCGGAAACAACCTCTGGGTCACGGATGCCAGGAATGATTGTGTGAAAGTTGTTTCTATTGAAAGTGGTAAAGTGGTTAAGCAGATCGGTGAGAAAGGCTCTGTTCCTGGAGACTTTGTTTCGCCTTTCATGATTGCTACCGATGGAAAGAATGTTTACGTGGTAGATTCTATTAATGCCAGGGTTGAGGTTTTTGATAAGGATGGCAACTTCTTGAGAGTATTTGGTGATTTTGGCGTAGAAGAGGGTGATTTTTACAGGCCTAAAGGCATTGCCGTTTTCAACGGTGAAGTTGCCGTTTCCGATGTTGTTAACGGTGCTGTTCAGCTCTTCAATCCATACGGTGCTTTTGACGGTGTTGTTGCTAAAGGACTTCAATATCCAATATCCATCGCTTACGATGCAGGTGTTCTTTACGTTCTTGAGCCTCTGAAAAACAAGATACTTACATTTAATGTACAAGGGGTTAAATAA
- a CDS encoding cytochrome c, which translates to MGWLKEKFRMREDYEKLIIVDGDKFYVEKWTTIQSLMHVGIMTMIIQVITGFPLKYWNAPWAKYIVKALGGINGLMIMHRVDGAIMFFDFLFVVFYCIMFMIANRDRVKKYGFWDTYRLLPGPSDITVVHYFKYLLGFRKSPPDYDEWMWVDKFDFFAVGWGMLAIGITGWILWLPEVFTGFLHLPPVTIQIAYLAHGDEALVAVGWIALVHLYMTHYGPHKFPMDWIWLTGISPEIEWMEERPRSWRRIIKRTAEHEPELLEKYPALRERYEFVKSIENLPNEEIVAKIHEYAHHLLEKELSEEAA; encoded by the coding sequence ATGGGATGGCTTAAAGAAAAATTCAGAATGAGAGAGGATTATGAGAAACTTATCATCGTTGATGGTGATAAGTTTTATGTCGAAAAGTGGACGACAATACAGTCGCTTATGCACGTAGGTATCATGACGATGATTATTCAAGTCATCACAGGTTTTCCCCTTAAGTACTGGAATGCTCCTTGGGCAAAGTACATTGTTAAGGCCCTGGGAGGGATAAATGGATTGATGATAATGCATAGAGTGGACGGTGCGATAATGTTTTTTGACTTCCTCTTTGTCGTTTTCTACTGCATAATGTTTATGATAGCCAACAGGGATAGGGTCAAAAAGTATGGGTTCTGGGATACTTACAGACTTCTTCCAGGTCCTTCGGATATTACGGTAGTTCATTATTTTAAATATCTTCTTGGCTTTAGAAAATCACCTCCAGATTATGATGAATGGATGTGGGTTGATAAATTTGACTTCTTCGCAGTTGGCTGGGGTATGCTTGCTATTGGTATTACAGGCTGGATTCTGTGGCTTCCGGAAGTTTTCACGGGATTTTTGCACCTCCCTCCTGTTACTATTCAGATAGCTTATTTAGCGCACGGTGACGAAGCTTTAGTTGCCGTTGGATGGATTGCCCTTGTTCACCTCTACATGACTCATTACGGTCCGCACAAGTTTCCGATGGACTGGATATGGCTTACAGGTATTTCACCTGAGATTGAGTGGATGGAAGAGAGGCCCCGCTCATGGAGAAGAATCATCAAGAGAACAGCCGAGCATGAGCCCGAGCTTCTTGAGAAGTATCCAGCTCTTAGAGAAAGGTATGAATTTGTTAAGTCTATAGAAAATCTGCCTAACGAAGAGATTGTTGCCAAAATTCACGAGTACGCACATCACCTTCTTGAAAAGGAACTTAGCGAGGAGGCAGCATAA
- a CDS encoding purine-nucleoside phosphorylase encodes MKRAADYIKELSGTEAFDVAIVLGSGVEIGDVSFEIPYNEIPEMPVPSVPGHRGILKLVNIGVISALVFSGRFHYYEGRSDEEIRAIPRLSHLLGCKFFIATCAAGAVSRRAAASHLVVVEDHINLIGKNPLTGLIKTYGSDVFVDLKFAYDRQFIDAFLDCAFKSKVSAMSGVLAAMHGPNYETFAEIRMLSMLGVDVVSMSTVPEIIAARFYGMKVGAVAVVANDALSVNTTHEEVLENVRLKNEALTTTLKQTLINLYNYI; translated from the coding sequence GTGAAAAGGGCAGCAGATTACATTAAAGAACTTTCCGGGACAGAAGCTTTTGACGTTGCTATTGTTCTTGGTTCGGGTGTCGAAATAGGGGATGTTTCTTTTGAGATACCTTACAATGAGATTCCTGAAATGCCCGTTCCCTCCGTCCCGGGTCACAGAGGAATCCTTAAGCTGGTTAACATAGGTGTTATTTCTGCTTTGGTTTTTTCAGGGCGGTTTCACTATTATGAGGGAAGGAGCGATGAAGAGATTAGAGCTATTCCCCGCCTGTCCCATCTGCTTGGCTGTAAGTTTTTCATAGCCACGTGTGCTGCGGGGGCTGTTTCGAGACGAGCTGCCGCTTCTCATCTTGTTGTCGTTGAGGATCATATAAACCTTATAGGCAAGAACCCTCTCACAGGATTGATAAAAACGTATGGGAGCGATGTTTTTGTAGATTTAAAGTTTGCCTACGATAGACAGTTTATTGATGCTTTTTTAGACTGTGCTTTTAAGTCTAAAGTGTCTGCTATGAGCGGAGTGCTTGCTGCAATGCATGGACCCAACTATGAGACGTTTGCCGAGATAAGAATGCTTTCAATGTTGGGAGTGGATGTCGTTAGTATGTCAACAGTTCCGGAAATTATTGCGGCGCGGTTTTACGGTATGAAAGTTGGTGCAGTAGCTGTGGTTGCTAATGATGCTTTAAGTGTGAATACAACCCATGAAGAGGTTCTTGAAAACGTCAGGTTAAAAAATGAGGCACTGACAACTACATTAAAGCAGACATTGATAAATTTATACAATTACATATAG
- a CDS encoding aldehyde dehydrogenase family protein — MKGYMLIGGEKIFKDKEIEILFPYDNSVVGTIPDGDEEDARRAVDAAIKGFEKMKELTAYDRYSILSKAARILSNRSYEIAELLTKEVGKTIRESMGEVGRAVNTLTLSAEEAKRITGEEVNFDAAPGIRGKVGFYRRVPLGVIGCITPFNFPLNLTCHKVGPALAAGNSVVIKPSENTSLVVIKLAEILIEAGFPPEAVNVITGYGEKVGDALVRDERVRMITFTGSVETGKIIMSRGGLKKYAMELGSNAGVYVDKDQLVRLDFVSEKICRGGFALAGQVCISVQRVFVHDSLFDDFINRAVEFTKTLKIGNPLEETTDMGSVIDVQAADRIMEWIEEAVSAGAKVVCGGKRLSDTVIEPTIVINVPEDVRLFIGEVFGPVIVVNRVKSVDEAIEKVNLSRYGLQAGIFTDDLRAAFKFSEEVEAGGIMVNEIPTFRVDQMPYGGVKESGIGREGPLFAIEEMTEIKTICFDINF, encoded by the coding sequence ATGAAAGGTTACATGTTGATAGGTGGTGAGAAGATATTTAAAGATAAAGAAATAGAAATACTGTTCCCTTACGATAATTCTGTTGTCGGAACTATTCCTGACGGCGATGAAGAGGATGCGAGAAGAGCTGTTGATGCCGCCATTAAAGGTTTTGAGAAGATGAAAGAACTTACCGCTTACGATAGGTACTCTATTCTTTCGAAGGCGGCAAGGATACTTTCAAACAGGAGTTATGAGATTGCGGAACTTCTTACAAAAGAGGTTGGAAAAACAATAAGAGAGTCAATGGGGGAGGTTGGCAGGGCAGTTAATACTTTGACTCTATCAGCGGAAGAGGCGAAAAGGATAACTGGTGAAGAAGTGAATTTTGATGCAGCACCGGGAATAAGAGGAAAGGTCGGTTTTTACAGGAGAGTTCCTCTTGGTGTTATCGGCTGTATTACACCTTTCAACTTCCCTCTTAACCTTACCTGTCACAAAGTTGGTCCTGCACTTGCTGCAGGTAATAGCGTTGTTATAAAACCTTCCGAGAATACATCTCTTGTTGTTATAAAGCTTGCAGAAATTTTGATAGAAGCAGGATTTCCACCTGAAGCTGTAAATGTGATTACAGGTTACGGTGAGAAAGTTGGTGATGCTCTTGTGAGGGATGAAAGGGTAAGGATGATAACTTTTACGGGAAGCGTTGAAACTGGAAAAATAATAATGTCTCGAGGCGGTTTGAAAAAGTATGCGATGGAGCTTGGTTCAAATGCGGGGGTTTATGTTGACAAAGACCAATTGGTAAGGCTTGATTTTGTATCTGAAAAGATCTGTCGTGGCGGATTTGCCCTTGCAGGTCAGGTCTGTATATCTGTTCAGAGAGTGTTTGTTCATGATTCTCTCTTTGATGATTTTATTAACAGGGCTGTTGAATTTACAAAGACCTTGAAGATTGGTAATCCGCTTGAAGAGACTACCGATATGGGGTCTGTTATAGATGTTCAAGCGGCAGATAGAATAATGGAATGGATTGAAGAGGCAGTATCTGCTGGTGCCAAAGTTGTTTGCGGTGGTAAAAGGCTTTCCGATACAGTTATAGAACCGACTATAGTTATTAATGTTCCTGAGGATGTAAGGTTATTTATCGGTGAGGTTTTCGGTCCGGTTATAGTGGTGAACAGAGTAAAAAGTGTTGATGAGGCGATAGAAAAGGTTAATCTTTCAAGATACGGTCTTCAGGCAGGTATATTTACAGATGATTTAAGGGCGGCGTTTAAGTTTTCTGAAGAAGTTGAAGCTGGCGGAATAATGGTAAATGAAATTCCAACATTTAGGGTTGATCAGATGCCTTACGGTGGGGTAAAAGAGAGCGGAATTGGACGGGAAGGTCCGCTTTTTGCCATTGAAGAGATGACGGAAATAAAGACGATCTGTTTTGATATTAACTTTTGA
- a CDS encoding PilT/PilU family type 4a pilus ATPase, which produces MATLNEILEKALALGASDIHLRMKMVPIFRIQGKLVKTNFPPLTGAEIFEFVKTILPIEKKKEIPILKNYDTSYSIPGVGRFRVNIFKQRNTFAIVMRAIPTKIPTIEELNLPEIIKKIALEHRGLVLVTGTTGSGKSTTLAAMLNELNHKDSRVVITIEDPIEYLHRDIKSIFYQREVGVDAEDFFSALKAALREDPDVILVGEMRDPETVRTALDAAETGHLVFSTLHTLDAKETIYRIVSFFPPYHQQAIRYQLASVLKATISQRLLPKADGKGRVPAVEVMITTEAIKERILNPELTEEIPNFIEKGRETYGSQTFDQSLYQLWKNGLITREDALKYATRPDDLKLRMEGITSGELKI; this is translated from the coding sequence ATGGCAACTCTGAATGAGATACTCGAAAAAGCCCTTGCCCTGGGGGCATCAGACATCCATTTGAGAATGAAAATGGTGCCGATATTTCGCATACAGGGGAAGCTCGTGAAAACGAATTTCCCGCCTTTAACAGGTGCTGAAATATTTGAATTTGTAAAGACAATTCTTCCAATAGAGAAAAAGAAAGAAATACCTATTCTGAAAAATTACGACACTTCGTACAGTATTCCCGGAGTCGGAAGGTTCAGGGTTAACATTTTCAAGCAGAGAAATACCTTTGCAATAGTTATGAGAGCAATTCCCACCAAAATTCCCACTATTGAGGAGTTGAACCTTCCAGAAATAATAAAAAAAATAGCTCTTGAGCACAGAGGACTTGTTCTCGTGACAGGAACGACAGGTTCAGGTAAATCAACCACTTTAGCTGCAATGCTCAATGAACTTAACCATAAAGATTCAAGGGTCGTAATAACGATAGAAGACCCTATAGAATATCTTCATAGAGACATAAAATCCATCTTTTACCAGAGAGAAGTCGGCGTTGATGCAGAGGACTTTTTCTCAGCACTGAAAGCCGCCCTTCGTGAAGACCCTGACGTTATCCTCGTAGGTGAAATGAGGGATCCGGAAACCGTTAGAACTGCTCTTGACGCAGCAGAAACCGGACACCTCGTATTTTCAACACTCCACACACTTGATGCCAAAGAAACCATCTACCGTATCGTCTCCTTTTTCCCTCCATATCACCAACAGGCAATCAGATATCAGCTTGCCTCTGTTCTAAAGGCAACAATTTCTCAACGACTCTTACCTAAAGCTGACGGAAAAGGAAGGGTTCCCGCCGTGGAGGTTATGATAACAACGGAAGCAATAAAGGAAAGAATCTTAAATCCTGAACTTACAGAGGAAATTCCAAACTTTATCGAAAAAGGTAGAGAAACTTATGGCTCTCAAACGTTTGACCAATCACTCTATCAACTGTGGAAAAACGGACTTATCACAAGAGAAGATGCTCTCAAATATGCAACAAGACCAGACGACCTTAAACTCAGAATGGAAGGAATCACTTCAGGTGAACTCAAAATTTAA
- the queF gene encoding preQ(1) synthase: protein MREDFGTVSSLGKKTEYVFDYKPEVLEKFPNRFPNNIYWVSFNCPEFTALCPITGQPDFATIYIQYIPDKWLVESKSLKLYLFSYRNAKDFHEDTVNRIAEDLFRLLEPYYIEVYGEFNPRGGISIDPFVQKFKEIDWVKELASERFRLHRINPPRILRNRG from the coding sequence ATGAGAGAGGATTTTGGAACGGTGAGTTCTCTTGGAAAAAAAACTGAATATGTTTTTGATTACAAACCGGAAGTTCTTGAAAAATTTCCCAACAGGTTCCCTAACAACATATACTGGGTCTCTTTCAACTGTCCTGAATTTACAGCACTCTGTCCCATAACAGGTCAACCGGATTTTGCAACTATTTACATTCAGTACATTCCTGATAAGTGGCTTGTAGAAAGTAAATCTTTGAAGCTCTACCTTTTTTCATACAGAAACGCAAAAGATTTCCATGAAGATACCGTAAACAGGATAGCAGAGGACCTTTTCAGGCTACTTGAACCTTATTACATAGAGGTGTACGGTGAGTTTAATCCCCGCGGTGGAATTTCAATAGATCCATTTGTTCAGAAATTTAAGGAGATTGATTGGGTTAAGGAACTTGCTTCAGAGAGATTTAGACTTCACAGAATTAATCCTCCAAGGATATTGCGTAACAGGGGGTAA
- a CDS encoding GGDEF domain-containing protein has translation MDFKNSFRDIQYSVFVNASKEGEDFTPYRLTILKYTIVIGLVSIPFVAVLRNILLGQTKIALFSVVAELLLFVAYIFFKLKNFAFSRAFVITGVFTILVGILVQDVHYNYMWFALFPAVAFVLFPAGIALGASIIFGAAIVFIEFVLHGRAFWLKFYYVQEVLIFYCFMVFGGYLYSKILEEHELILQRLATKDMLTGAYNRWKFLEDFESEFERARRYNYPISLIMFDIDHFKKVNDTYGHDAGDRVLKKIAKIVKDSIRKVDTLVRWGGEEFIIFLPNTKKEGAAVLAEKIRQNIEKANFDEVGKVTVSFGVAQLEKNDTIDDLLKKVDKVLYKAKREGRNRVEVAP, from the coding sequence ATGGATTTTAAAAACAGCTTCAGAGATATACAGTATTCCGTTTTTGTCAACGCTTCAAAAGAAGGAGAAGATTTTACGCCCTATCGACTTACGATTTTAAAGTACACGATTGTTATAGGACTTGTATCGATTCCTTTTGTTGCAGTTTTGCGCAATATATTGCTTGGTCAAACCAAGATAGCACTTTTTTCCGTGGTGGCGGAACTTTTGCTGTTTGTTGCCTATATATTTTTTAAACTTAAGAATTTTGCCTTTTCAAGAGCCTTTGTTATTACGGGCGTTTTTACGATTCTTGTGGGCATACTTGTTCAGGATGTACACTACAACTACATGTGGTTTGCGCTCTTCCCTGCCGTTGCGTTCGTTCTATTCCCTGCCGGTATAGCCCTCGGGGCTTCTATTATTTTTGGAGCTGCCATAGTTTTTATTGAGTTTGTTCTCCACGGCCGTGCTTTCTGGCTAAAGTTTTACTATGTGCAGGAAGTTTTGATTTTCTACTGTTTTATGGTTTTTGGCGGTTATCTTTACTCAAAGATTCTTGAAGAACATGAGTTGATTTTACAAAGACTCGCAACGAAAGATATGCTCACAGGGGCTTATAACAGGTGGAAATTTCTTGAAGATTTTGAGAGTGAGTTTGAAAGGGCAAGGCGTTACAACTATCCCATTTCGCTTATTATGTTTGACATAGACCACTTTAAAAAGGTGAACGACACCTACGGTCACGATGCCGGCGATAGAGTTCTTAAAAAGATAGCTAAAATAGTAAAAGATAGTATAAGAAAGGTAGATACGCTGGTCAGATGGGGCGGAGAAGAGTTTATTATATTTTTACCAAATACAAAAAAAGAAGGTGCGGCTGTTTTAGCGGAAAAAATAAGACAGAATATAGAGAAAGCCAACTTTGATGAGGTAGGAAAGGTTACCGTTAGCTTCGGTGTAGCCCAGCTTGAGAAGAATGACACAATAGATGATTTATTAAAAAAGGTGGATAAAGTGCTTTACAAGGCCAAAAGAGAGGGAAGAAATAGAGTAGAAGTGGCACCTTAA